The following are encoded in a window of Trichomycterus rosablanca isolate fTriRos1 chromosome 13, fTriRos1.hap1, whole genome shotgun sequence genomic DNA:
- the ston2 gene encoding stonin-2 isoform X2, whose translation MDASSYDLPPLTLEEPPNHSSSTLHSPNSSICQEDEGVNMDTLNWTSNNSHTNRQSHVGTSRFSSWVTFDDDDFELPGFQPAPKPSNLKLDNLSNLPLQDANSNFVSSIQNQKTERHILDLTPDGTDSVFGFASPAVNNSSPYTKKNPFLHDDYSSIQPSPINPFSAYFNKTESNSSESHDVETPGFSVSSTASDTNFKPKSIFLFSTTDETNAYPSGPSKDDLDQFKNLQISDPDQLGSPSLPDDSVDGEDEEETLYKPAHMSPQDGWPMLLRIPEKKNIMSSRHWGPIFVRLGDSGKLQLFYEKGLDKPFKEFQLNAQLELSEHKLQNYEENSRVHSLSLDHVVYKEKRKIQPKVSVVHVPIKEQLVKLGTIDYQDFLSFRHALKEKLVGISPEADSITSPVTYSEEEVQVEVVDNFYGVMSKGDNRILQQLVTTRVSMLAFLTGSPTCRLGLNDIQVKGKEVVSRHDIIPNTTTRWIRLRDCRLHDCADQSEFKESSTITFEPPSGRRFELLHFRTAYAEKTLPFILRTVVSVQGAEVELQSWLVMSTGFSSNRDPLTLIPCENVVIRYPIPEIWAKNFRRESVTGEKSLKARFNKGASFGSVSSSGSEPAMRITLGTAKYEQAFKSVVWRIGRLPDKNSALGHPHTFFCHLELGSDWEVPQMFQCRVEVEFDMPSASASKTSVRSLSVGDQAELKKWITYKAHYFYQVEMEQKNEGATENLEQDQPGMCTQQ comes from the exons ATTCATCCATTTGTCAAGAGGATGAAGGAGTGAACATGGATACTCTCAACTGGACTTCCAACAACTCCCATACAAACAGGCAATCGCACGTCGGCACCAGCCGCTTTTCCAGCTGGGTAACTTTTGACGACGATGACTTTGAGTTGCCAGGCTTCCAACCTGCTCCAAAACCTTCCAACCTCAAGCTCGACAATCTCAGCAACCTCCCGCTACAGGATGCCAACAGCAACTTTGTGTCCTCTATACAGAACCAGAAGACGGAAAGACACATACTGGATTTAACCCCAGATGGAACAGATTCCGTGTTTGGTTTTGCGAGTCCGGCGGTAAACAACAGCTCTCCTTATACCAAAAAGAATCCGTTCCTGCATGATGATTACTCAAGCATCCAGCCATCACCTATTAACCCTTTTAGTGCCTACTTTAATAAGACCGAGTCCAACTCGTCTGAAAGCCATGATGTGGAGACTCCTGGTTTCTCTGTCAGCTCCACTGCCTCTGATACTAACTTCAAGCCGAAATCGATCTTTCTGTTCTCCACTACAGATGAGACTAACGCTTACCCCTCAGGTCCTTCTAAAGATGACCTGGATCAGTTCAAAAACTTGCAGATCTCTGACCCTGATCAGTTAGGAAGTCCGTCTTTACCCGATGACTCTGTCGATGGCGAAGACGAGGAAGAGACCCTGTACAAACCAGCTCACATGTCTCCGCAGGATGGCTGGCCCATGCTTCTGCGCATCCCTGAGAAGAAGAACATCATGTCCTCTCGGCACTGGGGGCCAATCTTTGTAAGACTGGGTGACTCCGGTAAACTGCAGCTGTTCTACGAGAAAGGCCTGGATAAACCCTTCAAGGAGTTCCAGCTAAATGCTCAGCTCGAGCTATCCGAGCACAAGCTGCAGAACTACGAGGAGAACAGTCGAGTGCACAGTCTGAGCCTGGACCACGTGGTGTACAAGGAGAAGCGAAAAATCCAGCCCAAAGTAAGTGTAGTTCATGTACCTATCAAGGAGCAACTGGTGAAGCTTGGTACCATCGATTACCAGGATTTTCTCAGCTTTAGGCATGCTCTGAAGGAAAAGCTGGTGGGCATATCGCCAGAGGCGGACTCCATCACCTCACCTGTGACTTATTCTGAGGAGGAGGTACAGGTTGAAGTTGTGGATAACTTTTATGGAGTCATGTCAAAAGGCGACAACCGTATTCTACAACAACTAGTAACGACCCGTGTATCCATGCTTGCCTTTTTGACAGGCTCGCCGACTTGTCGTCTTGGCCTCAACGACATCCAGGTCAAAGGAAAAGAGGTGGTGTCTCGGCATGACATCATTCCCAACACTACAACACGCTGGATACGTCTGCGAGACTGTCGCCTGCATGACTGCGCAGACCAGTCGGAGTTTAAAGAATCCAGTACCATCACGTTTGAACCCCCATCTGGACGTCGATTCGAGCTGCTGCACTTTAGGACTGCGTATGCCGAAAAGACTTTGCCATTTATTTTGAGAACAGTCGTCAGCGTTCAAGGCGCGGAGGTGGAACTCCAATCCTGGCTGGTGATGTCAACGGGATTCTCGTCAAATAGAGACCCGCTAACATTAATACCATGTGAAAACGTGGTTATTCGTTACCCCATCCCTGAAATATGGGCTAAAAACTTCCGCAGAGAGAGCGTGACTGGAGAGAAGTCCCTAAAGGCACGGTTCAATAAAGGAGCCAGTTTTGGTTCTGTAAGCAGTTCAGGGTCAGAACCAGCCATGAGGATAACACTGGGCACTGCTAAGTATGAACAAGCCTTCAAGTCTGTGGTGTGGAGAATCGGCCGTCTGCCAGACAAAAACTCAG CACTTGGTCACCCTCACACCTTCTTCTGCCATTTGGAGCTGGGCTCAGACTGGGAGGTACCACAGATGTTCCAGTGCCGGGTGGAGGTGGAGTTCGACATGCCTTCTGCTTCTGCCTCCAAAACTTCTGTTCGCTCGCTGTCTGTGGGCGATCAGGCCGAGCTGAAGAAGTGGATCACTTATAAAGCGCACTACTTCTATCAG